From Xylocopilactobacillus apis, a single genomic window includes:
- the guaB gene encoding IMP dehydrogenase has product MEKLDKIVGDGLTFDDVLLIPAASDVLPQDIVLKITIGGKLKLNLPIMSAGMDTVTEHEMALTMARLGGLGVIHKNMSVDSQVEEVRKVKEQVVDFQKYPLAAHDEQNLFLVAAAVGVTNNTIERAKLLIDAGANAIVVDTAHGHSQGVLNRVSEIRRTFPEITIIAGNVATANGAKALYDAGADVVKVGIGPGSICTTRVVAGIGVPQVTAIMEAAKVAKEYHKTIIADGGIKYSGDIVKAIAAGGDVVMLGSMLAGTKEAPGEVFEENGKKYKEYRGMGSMAAMSQQNGSKDRYFQSEVNDAKKLVPEGIEARVPYKGSVEDILYQLEGGLRSGMGYTGARDIEELKEKGQFIKISNAGLRESHPHDVKMEKAAPNYKSRNF; this is encoded by the coding sequence ATGGAAAAATTAGATAAGATTGTAGGAGACGGATTAACTTTTGATGATGTTTTACTGATTCCAGCGGCTAGTGATGTTTTACCGCAGGATATTGTTTTAAAAATAACTATTGGCGGGAAGTTAAAGTTAAATTTACCAATCATGAGTGCCGGGATGGATACAGTAACCGAACATGAGATGGCATTAACCATGGCTCGCTTAGGCGGTTTAGGTGTTATTCATAAAAATATGAGTGTTGATTCACAAGTAGAAGAAGTTAGAAAAGTTAAAGAACAGGTAGTTGATTTTCAAAAATATCCTTTGGCGGCACATGATGAACAAAACTTATTTTTAGTGGCAGCTGCAGTCGGAGTCACTAATAATACAATTGAACGGGCAAAATTATTAATTGATGCAGGAGCAAATGCAATTGTAGTTGATACAGCTCATGGTCATTCACAAGGAGTTTTAAATAGAGTTTCAGAAATCAGACGGACATTTCCTGAAATAACAATCATTGCCGGTAATGTTGCTACGGCTAATGGGGCAAAAGCTCTGTATGATGCGGGAGCTGATGTTGTTAAAGTAGGAATTGGTCCTGGGTCGATTTGTACAACAAGAGTTGTCGCGGGTATTGGAGTTCCTCAGGTTACAGCAATTATGGAAGCAGCTAAAGTGGCAAAAGAGTATCACAAAACGATTATTGCTGACGGCGGAATTAAATATTCTGGCGATATTGTAAAGGCAATTGCTGCTGGAGGTGATGTGGTAATGCTTGGCAGCATGTTAGCAGGAACTAAAGAAGCTCCTGGTGAAGTTTTTGAAGAGAACGGGAAGAAATATAAAGAATATCGGGGCATGGGTTCCATGGCTGCAATGTCGCAGCAAAATGGTTCGAAAGACCGTTATTTTCAAAGTGAAGTTAACGATGCTAAGAAATTGGTTCCAGAAGGAATTGAAGCACGAGTTCCGTATAAGGGATCAGTTGAAGATATTTTGTACCAACTAGAAGGAGGCCTTCGTTCTGGAATGGGATACACTGGAGCAAGGGATATTGAAGAGCTTAAAGAAAAAGGACAGTTTATCAAAATTTCCAATGCTGGATTAAGAGAATCTCATCCCCACGATGTGAAAATGGAAAAGGCTGCACCTAATTATAAGAGTAGAAATTTTTAG
- a CDS encoding DUF1129 domain-containing protein — MSDKKEKVIEQELPKHTLDELSNKNTEYVFQLKKFLTNDFKYSEEDADQYVNQILDEMVEAQRRGTPANRLFGSPRKLAAAHVKGEAEKPATSYWLLWLDNSVIFGMLLFGMSCLMMFFPSKNKATGASNGVLTIIIMSVEFGLTWAYFTRWSIQPKDQRVSIPKLIGVLAIGFVGLFLVTGLAGFIPAQFNPVFSAMTYLIITIALFGAHYYLKHKYNIKGTLF; from the coding sequence ATGAGTGATAAGAAAGAAAAAGTTATTGAACAAGAATTGCCCAAGCATACATTGGACGAATTATCCAATAAGAATACGGAATATGTTTTTCAACTAAAGAAGTTCTTAACGAATGACTTTAAATATTCAGAAGAAGATGCTGATCAGTATGTTAATCAGATTCTTGATGAAATGGTCGAAGCACAACGCAGAGGCACGCCGGCAAATCGTCTTTTTGGGAGCCCTAGAAAATTAGCGGCAGCGCATGTTAAGGGTGAAGCAGAGAAACCGGCTACCAGTTATTGGCTGTTATGGTTAGATAATTCAGTTATTTTTGGGATGCTGCTTTTCGGAATGAGTTGCTTAATGATGTTCTTCCCAAGTAAAAATAAAGCTACGGGGGCTTCAAACGGCGTTTTAACGATTATTATAATGTCAGTTGAGTTTGGACTCACTTGGGCGTATTTTACGCGTTGGAGCATTCAGCCCAAAGATCAACGGGTTTCAATTCCAAAATTAATTGGAGTTCTGGCCATCGGATTTGTTGGATTGTTCTTAGTGACGGGTCTTGCAGGTTTTATTCCGGCACAGTTTAATCCAGTTTTTAGTGCGATGACCTATTTGATCATCACAATTGCTTTGTTTGGAGCTCATTACTATTTGAAGCATAAATACAATATCAAAGGAACTCTATTTTAG